One segment of Pseudomonas asgharzadehiana DNA contains the following:
- the speA gene encoding arginine decarboxylase, with amino-acid sequence MSVRRTRKDDGSQWTVADSRSVYGIRHWGAGYFAINDAGRVEVRPNGPNSTPVDLYEQVDQLRKSGLSLPLLVRFPDILQDRVRQLTGAFDANIERLEYQSKYTALYPIKVNQQEAVIENIIATQNVSIGLEAGSKPELLAVLALAPKGGTIVCNGYKDREFIRLALMGQKLGHNVFIVIEKESEVGLVIEEAASLKVKPQVGLRVRLSSLASSKWADTGGEKSKFGLSAAQLLSVVERFRAAGLDQGIRLLHFHMGSQIANLADYQHGFKEAIRYYGELRNLGLPVDHIDVGGGLGVDYDGTHSRNASSINYDMDDYAGVVVGMLKEFCDAQSLPHPHIFSESGRSLTAHHAMLVVQVTDVEKHNDEIPKIENKESLPETVQWLVDLLGPTDIEMVTETYWRATHYMSDVATQYADGKLTLAEKALAEQCYFAVCRRLHNSLKARQRSHRQVLDELNDKLADKYICNFSVFQSLPDTWAIGQVLPILPLHRLDEEPLRRAVLQDLTCDSDGKIKQYVDEQSIETSLPVHALNEGEDYLLGIFLVGAYQEILGDMHNLFGDTDSVNIYQREDGSVYSAGIETHDTIEDMLRYVHLSPEELMTHYRDKCASAKISASERTQFLDALRLGLTRSSYLSS; translated from the coding sequence ATGTCCGTACGACGCACACGCAAAGACGATGGCAGCCAATGGACAGTTGCGGACAGCCGCAGTGTTTACGGGATTCGCCATTGGGGGGCCGGATATTTCGCGATCAATGACGCCGGTCGCGTTGAAGTCCGTCCGAACGGCCCGAACAGCACGCCCGTCGACCTGTACGAGCAAGTCGACCAGTTGCGCAAAAGCGGCCTGTCGTTGCCATTGCTGGTGCGCTTTCCCGATATCCTGCAAGACCGCGTGCGCCAACTGACCGGCGCCTTCGATGCCAACATCGAGCGCCTGGAATACCAGAGCAAGTACACCGCGCTGTACCCGATCAAGGTGAACCAGCAGGAAGCGGTGATCGAAAACATCATCGCCACCCAGAACGTGTCCATCGGCCTGGAAGCCGGTTCCAAGCCCGAGTTGCTGGCCGTGCTGGCCCTGGCGCCGAAGGGCGGCACCATCGTCTGCAACGGTTACAAGGACCGTGAGTTCATCCGCCTCGCGCTGATGGGCCAGAAGCTTGGCCACAACGTATTCATCGTGATCGAAAAAGAATCCGAAGTCGGCCTGGTGATCGAAGAGGCCGCCAGCCTCAAGGTCAAGCCGCAGGTCGGCCTGCGTGTGCGCTTGTCGTCGCTGGCGTCGAGCAAGTGGGCGGACACCGGTGGCGAGAAGTCCAAGTTCGGCCTGTCGGCGGCGCAATTGCTGTCGGTGGTCGAGCGTTTCCGCGCGGCCGGCCTGGACCAGGGCATCCGCCTGTTGCACTTCCACATGGGCTCGCAGATCGCCAACCTGGCCGACTACCAGCACGGCTTCAAGGAAGCCATTCGTTACTACGGCGAACTGCGCAACCTCGGCCTGCCGGTGGATCACATCGACGTCGGCGGTGGCCTGGGCGTGGATTACGACGGCACCCACTCGCGCAATGCCAGCTCGATCAACTACGACATGGACGACTACGCCGGTGTGGTCGTGGGCATGCTCAAGGAATTCTGCGACGCGCAGAGCCTGCCGCACCCGCACATTTTCTCCGAAAGCGGCCGCTCCCTGACCGCGCACCACGCCATGCTGGTGGTGCAGGTCACCGACGTGGAGAAACACAACGACGAAATCCCAAAGATCGAGAACAAGGAAAGCCTGCCGGAAACCGTGCAATGGCTGGTGGACCTGCTCGGCCCCACCGATATCGAGATGGTCACCGAAACCTACTGGCGCGCTACCCACTACATGAGCGACGTGGCCACCCAGTACGCCGACGGCAAGCTGACCCTGGCCGAGAAAGCCCTGGCCGAGCAATGCTACTTCGCCGTGTGCCGCCGCCTGCACAACTCGCTCAAGGCTCGCCAGCGCTCGCACCGCCAAGTGCTGGACGAACTCAACGACAAGCTGGCCGACAAGTACATCTGTAACTTCTCGGTGTTCCAGAGCCTGCCGGACACCTGGGCGATCGGCCAGGTGCTGCCGATCCTGCCGCTGCATCGCCTCGACGAAGAACCACTGCGCCGTGCCGTGCTGCAAGACCTGACCTGCGACTCCGACGGCAAGATCAAGCAATACGTCGACGAGCAGAGCATCGAGACCAGCCTGCCGGTACATGCCTTGAACGAAGGCGAGGACTACCTGCTGGGCATCTTCCTGGTGGGTGCCTACCAGGAGATTCTGGGCGACATGCATAACCTGTTCGGTGACACCGACTCGGTGAACATCTACCAGCGTGAAGACGGTTCGGTGTACAGCGCCGGGATCGAGACCCACGACACCATCGAAGACATGCTGCGCTACGTGCACTTGTCGCCGGAGGAATTGATGACGCATTACCGTGACAAGTGTGCGAGTGCGAAGATCTCGGCGTCTGAGCGCACCCAGTTCCTGGATGCGCTGCGTCTTGGCTTGACCCGCTCCTCCTACCTGTCCTCGTAA
- a CDS encoding NUDIX hydrolase codes for MDAAQKEAAHRAASDAELICWVDEQDNLLGHLVRSDLRQRGLIGRCTFIFLFNTRGELCVHRRTLSKALYPGFWDTAAGGMVAAGESYAQSAQRELAEELGVSGVELVEHDHFYFEDGDSRLWCMSYSAVWDGPLHLQPEEVMEARFLPIETVLQEAAQKPYCPDAQEGLRRYLALRR; via the coding sequence ATGGACGCCGCTCAGAAGGAGGCCGCCCACCGCGCGGCCTCCGATGCCGAACTGATCTGCTGGGTCGACGAGCAGGACAACCTGCTCGGTCACCTTGTCCGGTCTGACCTTCGCCAGCGCGGCCTGATCGGCCGCTGCACCTTTATCTTCCTGTTCAACACCCGAGGTGAGCTGTGTGTGCATCGGCGCACCTTGAGCAAGGCGCTGTACCCAGGTTTCTGGGACACGGCGGCCGGTGGCATGGTGGCGGCGGGGGAGAGTTATGCCCAGTCGGCGCAGCGGGAATTGGCTGAAGAACTCGGCGTGAGCGGGGTGGAGCTGGTCGAGCACGACCACTTTTATTTTGAGGATGGCGATAGCCGCCTGTGGTGCATGTCCTACTCCGCCGTGTGGGATGGCCCCCTGCACTTGCAGCCTGAAGAAGTCATGGAGGCGCGCTTTTTACCCATCGAAACGGTGCTGCAAGAGGCTGCGCAAAAGCCTTACTGCCCGGATGCTCAAGAGGGCTTGCGGCGCTATCTGGCCTTGCGTCGCTAA
- a CDS encoding translation initiation factor Sui1, which yields MAKKAASFAALGGLVFSTDAGRHCPDCRQPVGSCTCKQTLIPEGDGIARVRRESKGRGGKTVTTITGVPLAEEALKELATALKKRCGTGGALKDGVIEIQGDHVELLLAELIKLGYKAKKSGG from the coding sequence GTGGCCAAAAAAGCCGCATCCTTCGCCGCCCTTGGTGGCCTGGTATTTTCCACCGATGCAGGTCGACACTGCCCGGACTGTCGTCAGCCCGTGGGTTCGTGCACCTGCAAACAGACCCTGATCCCTGAAGGCGACGGTATTGCCCGCGTGCGACGCGAGAGCAAGGGCCGTGGCGGCAAGACGGTGACCACCATCACCGGCGTGCCGCTGGCTGAAGAGGCGCTGAAGGAACTGGCCACCGCGCTGAAAAAGCGTTGCGGCACCGGTGGCGCGTTGAAAGACGGGGTCATCGAGATCCAGGGCGATCACGTCGAACTGCTGTTGGCCGAGCTGATCAAGCTGGGTTACAAGGCCAAGAAGTCCGGCGGCTGA
- a CDS encoding alpha-2-macroglobulin family protein — MLNKGLFLACALALLSACDSSDKPAAPTAPAAAATTAPKPVKAAVDVAALKQRYAGRELSVVDVSEVQLDGASTLSVSFSIPLDPDQKFADKLHLVDSKSGKVDGAWELSDNLMELRLRHLEPQRKLVLTVDAGVEAVNQNKLAAEYTARLETRDLQATVGFASRGTLLPTRLAEGLPVIALNVDKIDVEFFRIKPESLPSFLAQWGRNTSLQSYESRELLPLADLVYGGRFDLKPARNTRETLLLPIAGLKQLQQPGVYLAVMRASGTYNYSQPATLFTLSDIGLSVHRYANRLDVFTQALDGGKALDDVALEVLDADGRVVGQGKTEKGGHAQLPLPKKAQVLLAKQGEQTSLLRLDSAALDLAEFDIGGQPSNPLQFFVFGPRDLYRPGETVLLNALLRDKDGNAVKPQPVSVEVRRPDEQVSRKFVWDADASGLYQYQLQLAGEAPTGRWQLVFDLGDGKPQLYEFLVEDFLPERLALELKGSDTPLNPAQTAVIQLDGRYLYGAPAAGNRVSGQVYVRPLREAVKALPGYQFGSVTEEELSQDFELDEGVLDAKGQEKIILESKWAEAKSPLQLIVQASLQESGGRPITRRLVQPIWPAEQMPGLRGLFDGTETNGDGPAEFEVLLANPDGQKLAAQNLKVRLVRERRDYYWNYSDNDGWSYHYNEKFLNLDEQSLNIKAGDTAKVSFQVEWGPYRVEVEDPQTGLVSSLRFWAGYQAQDNTEGGAVRPDQVKLALDKPAYGDGDTANVTVTPPAAGKGYLLVESAEGPLWWQEIEVPAEGKSFAVKLDPKWSRHDLYVSALVIRPGERKANITPKRAVGLLHLPLDRTQRKLGVTLTAPEKMRPKQPLTVKVAAKNADGSVPKQVHVLVAAVDVGILNITQYPTPDPYASLFGRKAYGVDQFDIYGQLIEAGQGRLASLAFGGDAALAKGGKRPDTSVTIVALQSAPVALNDKGEGEVSVNIPDFNGELRLMAQAWSEDRYGMAEARTVIAAPLIAELSAPRFLAGGDQTSLALDLSNLSGKAQKLDVQLSADGQLELVNGGAQTVELKQGQRTTLRIPVKAWGGLGQGKVKVTVNGLDLPGESLPPFSREWALGVRPAYPALLKQYRAVLKSEPWSLPAATLEQFDTSGREALLSLSSRPPLNLGAQIKALKAYPYGCLEQTASGLYPSLYADDALLKRLSIKGEPDAERKRKIELGIERLLGMQRYNGSFGLWGADGEEEYWLTAYVTDFLLRARDQGFAVPGDALKKASERLLRYVQERNLIEVDYSDNAEHTRFAVQAYAGMVLARSQQAPLGALRSIFERRSDARSGLPLVQLAVALQKMGDQPRADQALQAGLAAQRSAKEWLADYGSPLRDQAMILALLEENDLAKGKREERLFTLSDQLAASPYLSTQERNSLFLAGRLGFARPEANWQVSLTGSGGVRELNNQQSTLQLDDKLLSDDLSLSNQSDTPVYQQLTISGYPQVPPAPGGENLSIRREYLGMNGQPLNLRNLNSGDLVLVHLAVSAKQRVPDALVVDLLPAGLELENQNLAQSAASLENASSQVKEWRESMQNAALKHQEFRDDRYVAAINLDSDGTTHLLYLARAVTPGTYRVPPPQVESMYRPNWQAVGETPADLVIKGR; from the coding sequence ATGCTTAACAAAGGACTGTTTCTCGCTTGCGCGCTGGCCCTGCTGAGCGCCTGCGATTCCTCCGACAAACCCGCCGCTCCCACCGCTCCTGCGGCGGCGGCGACCACCGCGCCGAAACCGGTCAAGGCCGCGGTGGATGTGGCGGCGTTGAAGCAGCGTTATGCCGGGCGTGAGTTGAGCGTGGTGGACGTGTCCGAGGTGCAGTTGGACGGGGCCAGCACGCTGTCGGTGAGTTTCTCGATCCCGCTGGACCCCGATCAGAAGTTCGCCGACAAACTCCATCTGGTGGACAGCAAGTCCGGCAAGGTCGACGGCGCCTGGGAGCTGTCCGACAACCTGATGGAGCTGCGCCTGCGCCATCTGGAACCCCAGCGCAAATTGGTGTTGACGGTGGATGCCGGGGTCGAGGCAGTCAATCAAAACAAGCTCGCCGCCGAATACACCGCCCGCCTGGAAACCCGCGACCTGCAAGCCACTGTCGGCTTCGCCAGCCGTGGCACGCTGTTGCCGACGCGCCTGGCCGAGGGCCTGCCGGTGATTGCGTTGAACGTCGACAAGATCGACGTCGAATTCTTCCGTATCAAGCCCGAATCGCTGCCCTCGTTCCTGGCGCAGTGGGGGCGCAATACCAGCCTGCAAAGTTATGAGTCCCGCGAATTGCTGCCGCTGGCCGACCTGGTCTATGGCGGCCGCTTCGACCTGAAACCTGCACGCAACACCCGCGAAACGCTGTTGCTGCCGATCGCCGGCCTCAAACAATTGCAGCAGCCGGGGGTGTACCTGGCGGTGATGCGCGCGTCGGGCACCTACAACTATTCGCAGCCGGCCACGCTATTTACCTTGAGTGACATCGGCCTGTCGGTGCATCGCTACGCCAATCGTCTGGATGTGTTCACCCAGGCTCTGGACGGCGGCAAGGCGCTGGACGACGTGGCCCTGGAAGTGCTCGACGCCGACGGCCGAGTGGTCGGCCAGGGCAAGACCGAAAAGGGCGGCCACGCGCAGCTGCCGTTGCCGAAAAAAGCCCAGGTGCTGCTGGCCAAGCAGGGCGAGCAAACCAGCCTGTTGCGCCTGGACAGCGCGGCGCTGGACCTGGCGGAGTTCGATATTGGCGGCCAACCGTCGAACCCACTGCAGTTTTTTGTGTTCGGCCCGCGCGACCTGTACCGCCCCGGCGAAACCGTGCTGCTCAATGCGCTGCTGCGCGACAAGGACGGCAATGCAGTCAAGCCGCAACCGGTGAGTGTCGAGGTGCGCCGCCCCGACGAACAGGTCAGCCGCAAGTTTGTGTGGGACGCCGACGCTTCCGGCCTCTATCAATATCAATTGCAACTGGCCGGCGAAGCACCGACCGGGCGCTGGCAGTTGGTGTTCGACCTGGGCGATGGCAAACCGCAATTGTATGAATTCCTCGTCGAAGACTTCCTGCCCGAGCGCCTGGCGCTCGAACTCAAGGGCAGCGACACGCCGCTGAACCCAGCGCAGACCGCAGTGATTCAGCTCGACGGGCGCTACCTCTACGGCGCGCCGGCCGCCGGCAATCGGGTCAGCGGGCAAGTGTATGTGCGGCCCTTGCGTGAAGCGGTCAAGGCGCTGCCGGGCTATCAATTCGGCTCCGTCACCGAAGAAGAACTGAGCCAGGATTTCGAACTGGACGAGGGCGTGCTGGATGCCAAGGGCCAGGAAAAAATCATCCTGGAAAGCAAATGGGCCGAGGCCAAGTCGCCGCTGCAACTGATCGTGCAGGCCAGCCTGCAGGAGTCGGGCGGACGCCCGATTACCCGACGCCTGGTGCAACCGATCTGGCCGGCGGAGCAGATGCCGGGCCTGCGTGGGCTGTTTGACGGCACCGAAACCAATGGCGATGGCCCGGCGGAATTCGAAGTGCTGCTGGCCAACCCGGACGGGCAGAAACTCGCCGCGCAGAACCTTAAGGTGCGCCTGGTGCGCGAGCGCCGCGACTACTACTGGAACTACTCGGACAACGACGGCTGGAGCTACCACTACAACGAGAAATTCCTCAACCTCGACGAACAGAGCCTGAACATCAAGGCCGGCGACACCGCCAAGGTCAGCTTCCAGGTGGAGTGGGGGCCGTACCGCGTCGAGGTCGAAGACCCGCAGACCGGCCTGGTCAGCAGCCTGCGCTTCTGGGCCGGTTACCAGGCCCAGGACAACACCGAAGGCGGCGCCGTGCGCCCCGACCAGGTCAAGCTGGCGCTGGATAAACCGGCGTATGGCGACGGCGATACCGCCAACGTCACCGTTACGCCGCCGGCCGCCGGTAAAGGCTACCTGTTGGTGGAGTCCGCCGAAGGGCCATTGTGGTGGCAGGAAATCGAGGTGCCGGCCGAAGGCAAAAGCTTCGCGGTGAAGCTCGACCCGAAATGGTCGCGCCATGACCTGTACGTGAGTGCGTTGGTGATTCGTCCCGGCGAGCGCAAAGCCAATATCACCCCCAAACGGGCGGTTGGCTTGCTGCACCTGCCGTTGGATCGCACCCAGCGCAAACTGGGCGTTACCCTCACCGCGCCGGAAAAAATGCGTCCCAAGCAGCCGTTGACGGTGAAAGTCGCGGCCAAGAATGCCGATGGCAGCGTCCCCAAACAGGTGCATGTGCTGGTAGCGGCAGTGGACGTGGGCATCCTCAATATCACCCAATACCCGACGCCCGATCCCTACGCCAGCCTGTTCGGCCGCAAGGCCTATGGCGTGGACCAGTTCGACATCTACGGCCAACTGATCGAAGCCGGCCAGGGCCGTCTGGCCAGCCTGGCCTTTGGCGGTGATGCCGCGCTGGCCAAGGGCGGCAAGCGCCCGGACACCAGCGTGACCATCGTCGCCCTGCAAAGCGCGCCGGTAGCCCTGAATGACAAGGGCGAGGGCGAAGTCAGCGTCAATATCCCCGACTTCAACGGCGAACTGCGCCTGATGGCCCAGGCCTGGAGCGAAGATCGCTACGGCATGGCTGAAGCCAGGACGGTGATTGCCGCGCCGCTGATCGCCGAGCTGTCGGCGCCGCGCTTCCTCGCGGGTGGAGACCAGACCAGCCTGGCGCTGGACCTGTCCAACCTGTCGGGCAAGGCGCAGAAACTCGACGTGCAACTGAGCGCAGACGGCCAGTTGGAGCTCGTCAACGGTGGCGCGCAAACCGTCGAACTCAAGCAGGGCCAGCGCACGACGCTGCGTATTCCGGTCAAAGCCTGGGGCGGTTTGGGCCAGGGCAAGGTGAAAGTGACGGTCAACGGGCTGGACCTGCCGGGTGAAAGCCTGCCGCCGTTCAGCCGGGAGTGGGCCCTGGGTGTGCGTCCTGCGTACCCCGCGTTGCTCAAGCAGTATCGCGCGGTGCTGAAAAGCGAACCCTGGAGCTTGCCTGCCGCCACCCTTGAGCAATTCGATACCTCGGGGCGCGAAGCGCTGCTGAGCCTGTCGAGCCGGCCGCCGTTGAATCTCGGGGCGCAGATCAAGGCGCTCAAGGCCTACCCATACGGTTGCCTGGAGCAAACCGCCAGCGGCCTGTACCCGTCGCTGTATGCCGACGATGCGTTGCTCAAGCGCCTGAGCATCAAGGGCGAGCCGGATGCCGAGCGCAAACGCAAGATCGAACTGGGCATCGAACGCCTGCTGGGCATGCAGCGCTACAACGGCAGCTTTGGCTTGTGGGGCGCCGATGGCGAGGAAGAATATTGGCTGACCGCCTACGTCACCGACTTCTTGCTGCGTGCCCGCGACCAGGGTTTTGCCGTGCCGGGCGACGCGCTGAAAAAGGCCAGCGAGCGCCTGTTGCGGTATGTGCAGGAGCGCAACCTGATCGAGGTCGATTACAGCGACAATGCCGAACACACGCGCTTTGCCGTGCAAGCGTATGCAGGCATGGTGTTGGCGCGCAGTCAGCAGGCGCCGCTGGGGGCGTTGCGCAGTATTTTCGAGCGCCGCAGCGATGCGCGTTCCGGGTTGCCGCTGGTGCAGTTGGCCGTCGCCCTGCAAAAAATGGGCGATCAGCCGCGTGCGGACCAGGCCTTGCAGGCCGGCTTGGCGGCGCAGCGCAGCGCCAAGGAATGGCTGGCCGACTATGGCAGCCCGCTGCGTGACCAAGCGATGATCTTGGCCTTGCTTGAAGAAAACGATCTGGCCAAGGGCAAGCGTGAAGAGCGCCTGTTTACGCTGTCGGACCAATTGGCGGCCAGCCCGTATTTGTCGACCCAGGAGCGTAATTCGCTGTTCCTGGCCGGGCGGCTTGGGTTCGCCCGGCCTGAGGCAAACTGGCAAGTATCCCTGACCGGCAGTGGCGGCGTACGCGAGTTGAATAACCAACAATCGACGCTGCAACTGGACGACAAATTGCTCTCCGACGACCTGAGCCTGAGCAATCAGAGTGACACGCCGGTGTATCAGCAACTGACCATTTCGGGTTACCCCCAGGTGCCACCGGCGCCGGGTGGCGAGAACCTGAGCATCCGCCGCGAATACCTGGGCATGAATGGCCAGCCGCTGAACCTGCGCAACCTCAATAGCGGCGACCTGGTACTGGTGCATTTGGCGGTCAGCGCCAAGCAGCGTGTGCCGGATGCCTTGGTGGTCGACCTGCTGCCCGCCGGCCTGGAGCTGGAAAACCAGAACCTGGCGCAAAGCGCCGCCAGCCTGGAAAACGCCAGCAGCCAAGTGAAGGAGTGGCGTGAGTCGATGCAGAACGCGGCGCTCAAGCATCAGGAATTCCGTGATGATCGCTACGTGGCGGCGATCAACCTGGACAGCGATGGCACCACGCACCTGCTGTACCTGGCGCGTGCGGTGACACCGGGCACTTACCGCGTGCCGCCGCCGCAGGTGGAGTCGATGTACCGGCCGAACTGGCAGGCGGTGGGAGAGACCCCGGCGGATCTGGTGATCAAGGGCCGCTGA
- a CDS encoding DUF2333 family protein — protein MSRAVLSVLGLYLLVTGALGWYWSEEPALFPVQQNAQLAAEKEGKQMVVGYTTVETLKTVVGTLLNKPGGYISNDRFPPGLWMDNMPSWEYGVLVQVRDLTRALRKDFARSQSQSAEDADLAKAEPRFNFDNKSWVLPSSESEYQEGINSLNRYEARLSDPNQRGALFYARADNLNNWLGDVATRLGSLSQRLSASVGRVKLNTALKTEALAPGEVPQVDEEVVETPWMQIDNVFYEARGQAWALSHLLRAIEVDFADVLAKKNATVSVRQIIRELEASQEPVWSPMILNGSGFGVLANHSLVMANYISRANAAVIDLRQLLNQG, from the coding sequence ATGAGCCGAGCGGTGCTCAGCGTGCTCGGCCTGTACCTGTTGGTCACCGGCGCCCTGGGCTGGTACTGGAGCGAAGAGCCGGCGCTGTTCCCGGTCCAGCAAAACGCCCAGCTTGCCGCCGAGAAGGAAGGCAAGCAGATGGTGGTGGGCTACACCACCGTTGAAACCCTCAAGACCGTGGTCGGCACCTTGCTGAACAAGCCCGGCGGCTATATTTCCAACGACCGTTTCCCGCCAGGCCTGTGGATGGACAACATGCCCAGCTGGGAATACGGCGTGCTGGTGCAGGTGCGTGACCTGACCCGCGCCCTGCGCAAGGACTTTGCCCGCTCCCAGTCGCAATCGGCTGAAGACGCCGACCTGGCCAAGGCCGAGCCGCGTTTCAACTTTGACAACAAGAGTTGGGTGCTGCCGTCCAGCGAGTCCGAATACCAGGAAGGCATCAACTCCCTGAACCGTTATGAAGCGCGCCTGTCCGACCCGAACCAGCGCGGCGCGCTGTTTTATGCGCGTGCCGACAACCTGAACAACTGGCTGGGCGATGTCGCCACCCGTCTGGGCTCATTGTCGCAACGCCTGTCGGCCAGCGTCGGTCGGGTCAAGTTGAACACCGCACTGAAAACCGAAGCCCTGGCGCCGGGTGAAGTGCCGCAGGTCGATGAAGAAGTGGTGGAGACGCCATGGATGCAGATCGACAACGTGTTCTACGAAGCCCGTGGCCAGGCGTGGGCGTTGTCTCACCTGCTGCGCGCCATCGAAGTCGACTTTGCCGACGTACTCGCCAAGAAAAACGCCACCGTCAGCGTGCGCCAGATCATTCGTGAACTGGAGGCCTCGCAGGAACCGGTGTGGAGCCCCATGATTCTGAATGGCAGCGGCTTCGGTGTGCTGGCGAACCACTCGCTGGTGATGGCCAACTACATTTCCAGGGCCAACGCTGCAGTGATCGATTTGCGTCAGCTCCTCAACCAGGGTTGA
- a CDS encoding MATE family efflux transporter, which translates to MPTLLTDWRDRPTHHRVWALAAPMILSNISVPLVALVDSMVIGHLPHAHQLGAVAVGASLYTFLAWAMGFLRMGSTGFAAQAAGRNDGAALRQILLQGLLLALGLAMLLGTVGIPLSHLALEWMQPSPELNQLTRDFFHTRLFGLPAALASYALVGWFLGTQNARAPLAILLTTNLVNIALNLWFVLGLDWGVVGSARASVIAEWTGALLGLALTQKALRAYPGHIAWAALKRWHSWRPLLAVNRDIFIRSLALQSVFFMITVQGARLGDATVAANALLLNGLLLTAHALDGLAHAVEALCGHAIGARDRQALRRSLVVAGGWSLIASVGFTLLFTLAGHVFIAMQTDIPSVRETADLYLPYLAVLPLIAVWSYLLDGLFIGATRAREMRNGMVLTVLLVLPIAWALQGLGNHGLWITFLLFMAVRSLTLWAIAWRLNRQGLWLGAN; encoded by the coding sequence ATGCCCACCTTACTGACTGACTGGCGCGACCGCCCTACGCATCACCGTGTATGGGCTTTGGCCGCGCCGATGATTCTGTCGAATATCTCCGTGCCGCTGGTGGCGCTGGTGGACAGCATGGTCATCGGCCACTTGCCCCACGCCCATCAACTGGGCGCGGTGGCCGTCGGGGCCAGCCTGTATACCTTCCTTGCCTGGGCCATGGGCTTTTTGCGCATGGGCTCTACCGGGTTCGCCGCCCAGGCCGCCGGGCGCAATGATGGCGCGGCACTGCGGCAGATCCTGTTGCAAGGTTTGCTGCTGGCGCTGGGCCTGGCGATGCTGCTCGGCACCGTGGGCATTCCGCTGAGCCACCTGGCCCTGGAATGGATGCAGCCCTCGCCCGAATTGAACCAACTGACCCGCGACTTCTTCCACACGCGTCTGTTCGGCCTGCCCGCCGCGCTGGCCAGCTATGCCTTGGTCGGCTGGTTCCTCGGCACGCAGAACGCCCGCGCACCGCTGGCGATCCTGCTGACCACCAACCTGGTGAATATTGCGCTGAACCTGTGGTTTGTCCTCGGCCTGGACTGGGGCGTGGTCGGCTCCGCCCGCGCCTCGGTGATCGCCGAATGGACCGGCGCCCTGCTCGGCCTGGCGCTCACGCAAAAAGCCCTGCGCGCCTACCCCGGCCATATCGCCTGGGCCGCGTTGAAGCGGTGGCACAGCTGGCGCCCACTGCTGGCGGTAAACCGCGACATCTTTATCCGCAGCCTGGCGCTGCAGTCGGTGTTCTTTATGATCACCGTACAAGGCGCACGCCTGGGGGATGCCACGGTGGCCGCCAATGCCTTGCTGCTCAATGGGCTGTTGCTGACCGCGCATGCCCTGGACGGCCTGGCTCACGCCGTCGAAGCCCTGTGCGGGCACGCCATCGGCGCCCGAGACCGCCAAGCCCTGCGCCGCTCGCTGGTAGTGGCCGGCGGTTGGTCGCTGATCGCCAGCGTTGGCTTTACGCTGTTGTTCACCTTGGCCGGGCACGTGTTTATCGCCATGCAAACCGATATCCCCAGCGTGCGCGAAACGGCTGACCTCTACCTGCCTTACCTGGCGGTACTGCCGTTGATTGCGGTGTGGAGTTATTTGCTCGATGGCTTGTTTATCGGCGCAACGCGCGCGCGCGAAATGCGCAATGGGATGGTGCTGACGGTGTTGTTGGTGCTGCCGATTGCCTGGGCGTTGCAGGGGCTGGGCAACCACGGACTGTGGATAACTTTCCTGCTGTTCATGGCGGTGCGCAGTTTGACGCTGTGGGCGATTGCCTGGCGGCTGAATCGCCAAGGGCTTTGGCTGGGAGCTAACTGA